A window of the Streptomyces luomodiensis genome harbors these coding sequences:
- a CDS encoding cell division protein FtsQ/DivIB, whose product MAGPSTAERGARRTPPSGPPPRRPAARRRIRLPGRRTLLLTAVAVTLLGAGAGWLLYGSSWLRTERVRVAGTTVLTAEEVRDAADVSMNTPLAAVDTGAIEHRLRERLPRIAKVDVSRSWPHTISLVVTEREPEAIVEEDGKFHEVDAGGVLFSTVSKRPKGVPLLEMEPDRSPSSRHFGAARLRREAVRVVTQLPEKVHRDTRSLRVRSYDSITLELTGGRTVAWGSGERGEAKAKTLTALMKARPDADHFDVQAPSAPAVSRS is encoded by the coding sequence GTGGCCGGACCGTCGACCGCCGAGCGCGGTGCACGAAGGACGCCGCCGTCCGGCCCGCCCCCACGCCGTCCCGCCGCCCGCCGCCGGATCCGGCTGCCCGGCCGGCGCACCCTGCTGCTGACCGCGGTGGCGGTGACCCTGCTCGGCGCCGGCGCCGGCTGGCTGCTCTACGGCTCGAGCTGGCTGCGGACCGAGCGGGTGCGGGTCGCCGGCACCACCGTCCTCACCGCCGAAGAGGTGCGCGACGCCGCCGACGTATCCATGAACACCCCCTTGGCGGCGGTGGACACCGGAGCGATCGAACACCGGCTGCGTGAGCGACTGCCCCGGATTGCGAAAGTGGACGTATCCCGGTCATGGCCGCACACCATCAGTCTGGTGGTGACGGAACGCGAGCCCGAAGCGATTGTCGAAGAGGACGGGAAGTTCCACGAAGTGGACGCCGGGGGAGTCCTGTTCTCCACCGTGAGCAAGCGTCCGAAGGGCGTTCCGCTGCTGGAAATGGAGCCGGACCGGTCGCCGAGTTCGCGCCATTTCGGCGCGGCCAGGCTGCGCCGCGAGGCGGTCCGGGTGGTCACCCAACTCCCGGAGAAGGTCCACCGGGACACCCGTTCCCTCCGGGTCCGCTCGTACGATTCGATCACCCTGGAGCTGACCGGCGGCCGTACGGTCGCCTGGGGGAGCGGAGAGCGCGGCGAGGCGAAGGCGAAGACGCTCACCGCGCTGATGAAAGCGCGGCCGGACGCCGACCACTTCGACGTCCAAGCGCCGAGCGCCCCGGCGGTGTCTCGCAGTTGA
- the murG gene encoding undecaprenyldiphospho-muramoylpentapeptide beta-N-acetylglucosaminyltransferase, giving the protein MHVVLAGGGTAGHIEPALALADALRRQDPTVGITALGTERGLETRLVPERGYELGLIPAVPLPRKPTPELITVPGRLRGTIKAAEQILERTKADCVVGFGGYVALPGYLAAKRLGVPIVVHEANARPGLANKIGSRYAKYVAVSTPDSKLRNSRYVGIPLRRSIATLDRAAVRPEARAAFGLDQNLPTLLVSGGSQGARRLNEVVQTVAPYLQRAGIQVLHAVGPKNELPRVDHMPGMPPYIPVSYLDRMDLAYAAADMMLCRAGAMTVAELSAVGLPAAYVPLPIGNGEQRLNAQPLVKAGGGLLVDDAELSPEWVQSNVLPVLGDPHRLYEMSRRAAEFGRRDADELLVGMVYEAISARRQA; this is encoded by the coding sequence GTGCATGTCGTACTCGCCGGTGGGGGGACCGCCGGCCACATCGAGCCCGCGCTCGCCCTCGCGGACGCCCTGCGCAGGCAGGACCCGACCGTGGGGATCACGGCGCTCGGTACGGAGCGCGGGCTCGAGACCCGGCTCGTACCGGAGCGTGGTTATGAGCTCGGCCTCATTCCGGCCGTACCGCTGCCGCGCAAGCCCACCCCCGAGCTGATCACCGTCCCCGGGCGGCTGCGCGGCACCATCAAGGCGGCCGAGCAGATCCTGGAGCGCACCAAGGCCGACTGCGTCGTCGGCTTCGGCGGCTATGTGGCCCTGCCCGGCTACCTGGCCGCCAAGCGGCTCGGGGTGCCGATCGTCGTCCACGAGGCCAACGCCCGCCCCGGGCTCGCCAACAAGATCGGCTCGCGCTACGCCAAGTACGTGGCGGTCTCCACGCCGGACAGCAAGCTCCGCAACTCCCGCTACGTCGGCATCCCGCTGCGCCGTTCCATCGCCACCCTCGACCGGGCGGCGGTCCGCCCCGAGGCCCGCGCGGCCTTCGGGCTCGACCAGAACCTGCCGACGCTGCTGGTCTCCGGCGGTTCGCAGGGCGCGCGCCGGCTCAACGAGGTGGTCCAGACGGTCGCGCCGTACCTCCAGCGCGCCGGAATCCAGGTGCTCCACGCGGTCGGCCCGAAGAACGAACTGCCGCGCGTGGACCACATGCCCGGAATGCCGCCGTATATCCCGGTATCGTATCTGGACCGGATGGACCTCGCGTATGCCGCGGCCGACATGATGCTCTGCCGCGCGGGCGCGATGACCGTCGCCGAACTGTCCGCCGTCGGGCTCCCGGCCGCCTACGTCCCCCTGCCGATCGGCAACGGCGAACAGCGGCTCAACGCCCAGCCGCTGGTCAAGGCGGGCGGCGGGCTGCTGGTCGACGACGCCGAGCTGAGCCCCGAGTGGGTGCAGAGCAATGTGCTGCCGGTGCTCGGCGACCCGCACCGGCTGTACGAGATGTCCCGGCGCGCCGCCGAATTCGGCCGCAGGGACGCCGACGAGCTGCTGGTCGGCATGGTGTACGAGGCGATCAGCGCACGCCGCCAGGCGTGA
- the ftsW gene encoding putative lipid II flippase FtsW has protein sequence MTSDQPAAPRSRTARPGTGRPGPRSGGAPRVREAVRAKGRAASPARPRGAAGVSRPPRRPVRGNVLDRLRGLHQRVRRAWDRPLTAYYLLLGGSLLILVLGLVMVYSASQIKALQSGLSPSYFFRKQLLAAALGGALMLLAVRMPIKLHRAFAYPLLAVSVFLMCLVQVPGMGIAVNGNQNWISFGGPFLLQPSEFGKLALVLWGADLLARKQDKRLLVQWKHLLVPLVPATAMLLGLIMLGGDMGTAIILSAILFGLLWLAGAPTRLFVGVLAFAGVIGVLLIKTSANRMSRLACIGATEPGTNDQCWQAVHGIYALANGGWFGSGLGASMEKWGELPEPHTDFIFAITGEELGLAGTLSVLVLFAALGYAGIRVAGRTEDPFVRYAAGGVTTWITAQAVVNIGAVLGLLPIAGVPLPLFSYGGSALLPTMFAVGLLIAFARAEPAARAALAMRQPALRKKLARVRRKTMRRPVKGRPSGER, from the coding sequence ATGACGTCTGACCAGCCCGCCGCGCCCCGGTCCCGGACGGCACGCCCCGGCACCGGCCGCCCCGGGCCGCGCTCGGGCGGCGCCCCGCGGGTGCGGGAGGCCGTGCGGGCCAAGGGCCGGGCGGCGTCTCCGGCCCGCCCGCGCGGCGCAGCGGGCGTCTCCCGCCCTCCGCGCCGCCCGGTGCGGGGAAACGTCCTGGACCGGCTGCGCGGGCTCCACCAGCGCGTCCGGCGGGCCTGGGACCGGCCGCTCACGGCGTACTACCTGCTGCTGGGCGGCTCACTGCTGATCCTGGTGCTCGGCCTGGTCATGGTCTACTCCGCCTCCCAGATCAAGGCGCTGCAGTCCGGGCTCTCGCCGTCGTACTTCTTTCGCAAACAGCTCCTGGCCGCCGCACTCGGCGGCGCGCTGATGCTGCTCGCCGTGCGGATGCCGATCAAACTGCACCGCGCCTTCGCCTATCCGCTGCTCGCGGTCTCGGTCTTCCTGATGTGTCTGGTGCAGGTCCCGGGCATGGGCATCGCGGTCAACGGCAACCAGAACTGGATCTCCTTCGGCGGTCCGTTCCTGCTCCAGCCCAGCGAGTTCGGCAAGCTCGCGCTCGTCCTGTGGGGCGCCGATCTTCTCGCCCGCAAACAGGACAAGCGGCTGCTGGTCCAGTGGAAGCATCTGCTGGTCCCGCTGGTGCCCGCGACCGCCATGCTGCTCGGCCTGATCATGCTGGGCGGGGACATGGGCACCGCGATCATCCTCTCGGCGATCCTTTTCGGCCTCCTTTGGCTGGCCGGCGCCCCCACCCGGCTCTTCGTGGGCGTTCTCGCCTTCGCCGGGGTCATCGGCGTGCTGCTCATCAAGACCAGCGCCAACCGGATGTCCCGGCTCGCCTGCATCGGCGCCACCGAGCCCGGGACGAACGACCAGTGCTGGCAGGCGGTGCACGGGATCTACGCGCTCGCCAACGGCGGATGGTTCGGCTCGGGACTCGGGGCGAGTATGGAGAAATGGGGCGAACTACCCGAACCGCATACCGACTTCATCTTCGCCATTACCGGGGAGGAACTCGGCCTGGCGGGGACGCTGTCGGTTCTCGTTCTCTTCGCGGCTCTAGGCTATGCGGGTATCCGCGTGGCCGGACGCACGGAGGACCCCTTCGTGAGGTATGCCGCGGGAGGCGTGACCACCTGGATCACGGCCCAGGCCGTGGTCAACATCGGCGCGGTGCTCGGTCTGCTGCCGATCGCCGGGGTTCCGCTCCCGCTGTTCTCCTACGGAGGGTCCGCCCTGCTGCCGACCATGTTCGCCGTCGGCCTGCTGATCGCCTTCGCACGGGCGGAGCCCGCCGCGCGGGCGGCACTGGCCATGCGGCAGCCTGCTTTGCGGAAGAAGCTGGCTCGGGTGAGACGGAAGACGATGAGACGGCCCGTCAAGGGACGGCCGTCCGGAGAGCGGTGA